A stretch of Pseudoalteromonas sp. A25 DNA encodes these proteins:
- a CDS encoding ArsR/SmtB family transcription factor, whose protein sequence is MKIEQAATQLAELGHVTRLEIYRILVRAGQNGLAVSAIQQQLDIPGSTLSHHISRLVKVGLVSQTREGRVLRCQAQYQQLEGLIAFLSEECCADSC, encoded by the coding sequence ATGAAAATTGAACAAGCAGCCACGCAGTTGGCTGAGCTGGGTCATGTTACTCGGCTCGAAATATATCGTATTTTGGTTCGTGCAGGTCAAAATGGCTTGGCGGTGTCGGCTATCCAGCAGCAATTGGATATTCCGGGCTCTACCCTGTCTCACCATATCTCACGCTTGGTTAAAGTGGGTTTAGTGAGTCAAACCCGCGAAGGCCGTGTGCTGCGTTGCCAAGCACAGTATCAACAGCTCGAAGGGCTTATTGCCTTTTTATCTGAAGAGTGTTGCGCCGATAGCTGCTAA
- a CDS encoding permease, protein MFTSTQWQSAIEFFIGAFIELGILFVLISFIVSIVNHYLPMNKVRTLLSGNKGYGIAMSLGAITPFCSCSTLPMMVGLLKARAAFGPVMAFLFTSPLLNPFIVALFWATFGAYKNNKTAIFKLTRQRINCTRYFDIST, encoded by the coding sequence ATGTTTACCTCAACACAATGGCAAAGTGCCATCGAATTTTTTATTGGTGCCTTTATAGAACTGGGCATCCTATTTGTGCTGATCAGTTTTATTGTGAGTATCGTTAATCATTACTTACCCATGAATAAGGTACGCACCTTGCTGTCGGGTAATAAAGGCTATGGTATTGCGATGAGCTTGGGGGCCATTACCCCCTTTTGTAGCTGCTCTACTTTGCCCATGATGGTGGGATTGCTTAAAGCCAGAGCTGCATTTGGCCCAGTGATGGCATTTTTGTTTACGTCACCACTGCTTAACCCATTTATTGTAGCGTTATTTTGGGCCACTTTTGGGGCATATAAAAATAACAAGACAGCCATTTTTAAATTAACAAGGCAACGAATAAATTGCACCCGTTACTTTGATATTTCTACTTAA